Proteins from one Clostridium cellulovorans 743B genomic window:
- a CDS encoding radical SAM protein has protein sequence MTIGLIDVDSKIPNLALMKISSFYKLQGEKVEFVQPNTEYEKIFASAIFTRSKYKCEELIQKYGDKIEIGGTGWDINKVLPGKIEYSKPDYDLYSAEEIASRMRGIMTKERKLQKATEIVNAGMGFTSRGCIRECGFCFVPKKEGKFHNVAEIKDIINPRSNIIILHDNNITADPNCIDKLVEIKERGLIVDINQGCDIRLMNDDIAQAMGQVKHLRSLHYTWDLMAFEDKVIEGIKTLSKFIKPYRHMCFTLVGYNTTFEEDMYRFRKLRELKVDPFVMIYNQKKDIRLKHFARWVNSRIYKSCTWEEYEPWKKAQLEYLQVNMI, from the coding sequence ATGACTATAGGATTAATTGATGTAGATTCCAAGATACCTAACTTAGCACTCATGAAGATATCAAGTTTTTACAAGTTACAAGGTGAAAAAGTTGAATTTGTTCAGCCTAATACAGAATATGAAAAGATTTTCGCTAGTGCTATTTTTACTAGATCTAAATATAAGTGCGAAGAACTTATACAAAAGTATGGAGATAAAATTGAAATTGGTGGTACTGGTTGGGACATCAATAAAGTGTTGCCAGGAAAAATTGAATACAGTAAGCCAGATTATGATTTATATAGTGCTGAAGAAATTGCATCACGCATGAGGGGAATAATGACAAAAGAACGCAAACTGCAAAAGGCTACAGAGATAGTCAATGCGGGGATGGGATTTACTTCTCGAGGATGCATCCGGGAATGCGGTTTTTGTTTCGTTCCTAAGAAAGAAGGAAAGTTTCATAATGTAGCAGAGATTAAAGATATAATTAATCCTCGTTCAAACATAATAATCCTCCATGATAACAATATTACTGCAGATCCTAATTGTATAGATAAATTAGTAGAGATTAAGGAACGAGGGTTAATAGTTGATATTAATCAAGGATGCGACATAAGGCTTATGAACGATGATATAGCACAAGCCATGGGACAAGTTAAACATCTAAGGTCATTGCACTATACATGGGACTTGATGGCCTTTGAAGATAAGGTTATAGAGGGCATAAAAACCCTAAGCAAATTCATAAAACCGTACAGACATATGTGCTTCACGTTGGTTGGCTATAACACAACTTTTGAAGAAGATATGTATAGATTTAGAAAGCTTAGAGAGTTAAAAGTAGACCCATTTGTAATGATCTACAACCAAAAGAAAGACATTAGGTTAAAACATTTTGCAAGATGGGTTAATTCAAGAATATACAAGAGCTGCACTTGGGAAGAGTATGAGCCTTGGAAGAAAGCACAATTAGAATACCTCCAAGTTAATATGATTTAG